One Accipiter gentilis chromosome 25, bAccGen1.1, whole genome shotgun sequence genomic region harbors:
- the STYX gene encoding serine/threonine/tyrosine-interacting protein, with product MELAKPAFPALPQAKEDSEDWTYPMRREMQEILPGLFLGPYSSAMKSKLPILQKHGITHVICIRQNIEANFIKPNFQQLFRYLVLDIADNPVENIIRFFPMTKEFIDGSLQSGGKVLVHGNAGISRSAALVIAYIMETFGVKYRDAFTYVQERRFCINPNAGFVHQLQEYEAIYLAKLTIQMMSPLQLERSLSVPPGTTGSLKRMHEEDEELGTMQVAAAQNG from the exons ATGGAGCTCGCCAAGCCGGCCTTCCCCGCGCTGCCGCAGGCCAAAGAGGACTCTGAG gatTGGACCTATCCCATGAGGAGAGAGATGCAG GAAATTTTACCTGGGTTATTTTTAGGCCCATATTCTTCAGCTATGAAAAGCAAG ctaCCTATACTTCAGAAACATGGAATAACCCATGTAATATGCATACGGCAAAATATTGAAGCAAATTTTATTAAACCAAACTTCCAACAGTTATTTAG GTATTTAGTCTTGGATATTGCAGATAATCCAGTTGAGAATATAATACGATTTTTCCCTATG actaaaGAATTTATTGATGGAAGTTTACAAAGTGGAG gaaaAGTTCTTGTCCATGGAAATGCAGGGATTTCTAGAAG tgctgcctTAGTTATTGCATACATAATGGAAACATTTGGGGTGAAGTACAG GGATGCATTTACTTATGTTCAAGAAAGAAGATTCTGTATTAATCCTAATGCTGGATTTGTCCATCAACTTCag GAATATGAAGCCATCTATCTAGCAAAATTAACCATCCAGATGATGTCACCACTGCAGTTGGAGAGATCCCTCTCAGTTCCACCTGGTACTACAG GAAGTTTAAAGCGAATGCATGAAGAGGATGAAGAACTTGGAACCATGCAAGTGGCAGCAGCACAGAACGGATGA